Genomic segment of Caproiciproducens sp. NJN-50:
TGCTCGTACCACGCGATGTTGTAAACGATCGGCAAATCGTTGACGTCACTGAGCTGAAAAATTTCCTTCAGCTTCAGCGCAATCACCGCAAGAGAATAGGAATCGTTGCACTGGCCCGCGTCCAAAACGCGCGGAATTCCGCCGATGTCTCCAAGATCGAGCTTGTTGTACTTATATTTCGCGCAGCCCGCGGTGAGGATGACCGTATCTTTGGGAAGAGCTTTCGCAAAATCGGTATAGTAATTTCTGGATTTGGCTCTTCCGTCGCAGCCCGCCATGACAACAAATTTCCTGATCGCCCCGGATTTCACCGCCGCCACGATGGTGTCGGCCAGCGCAAACAGCTGATTGTGGGCGAAACCGCCCGTAATCTCGCCCTGCTCGATCTGAGTCGGGGGCGCGCACCGCTTTGCGCGCGCGATGATTTCAGAGAAGTCCTTTTCCTCCCCTACCTCACCCGGAATGTGTTTACAGCCCGGGAACCCTGCGGCGCCCGTGGTATACAGGCGGTCTTTGTAGCTGTCTTTCGGCGGGACGATACAGTTGGTCGTCATGAGGACCGGTCCGTTGAAGCTTTCAAATTCTTCCCTTTGCTTCCACCACGCATTGCCGTAGTTGCCTACAAAATGCGGATACTTCTTAAACGCGGGGTAGTAATGCGCGGGGAGCATTTCCGAATGGGTATAAACATCCACTCCGGTGCCCCCGGTCTGCTTCAGCAGCATCTCCAGGTCGCGCAGGTCGTGCCCCGAAATCAGGATGCCGGGCCGGCTGCCGACGCCGATATTCACCTTGGTAATTTCCGGATTGCCGTAGGCGGAAGTATTTGCTTTGTCCAGCAGGGCCATGCCGGCGACCCCGTATTCGCCGGTCTCGATCGTCAGCGCGATCAAATCGTTCACGCTCAGGGAATCGTCCAACGTCCCGGCAAGCGCGGACTGCAGGAAAGCGTCGACCTTTTCGTCATCCTCCAACAGGGCGTTCGCATGCTTGCTGTAAGCGGAAAGCCCCTTGAGGCCGTACGTGATCAGCTCCCTGAGGCTGCGGATATCCTCGTCTTTGGTGGACAATACGCCGACCTCGGCCGCCTTTGCGGCGAACCCTTCGCGGTTTTCGGATTCCCACAGGGCGGCTTCCGGCAGCACCTCCGGATGCGTC
This window contains:
- the hcp gene encoding hydroxylamine reductase; translation: MENKMFCYQCQETAGCTGCTQTGVCGKKPEVAAMQDLLVYVSKALSAVTTQLRAEGKSVAQDVNHLVTANLFTTITNANFDESAIVDRIVETLRKKKELLPQVTHPEVLPEAALWESENREGFAAKAAEVGVLSTKDEDIRSLRELITYGLKGLSAYSKHANALLEDDEKVDAFLQSALAGTLDDSLSVNDLIALTIETGEYGVAGMALLDKANTSAYGNPEITKVNIGVGSRPGILISGHDLRDLEMLLKQTGGTGVDVYTHSEMLPAHYYPAFKKYPHFVGNYGNAWWKQREEFESFNGPVLMTTNCIVPPKDSYKDRLYTTGAAGFPGCKHIPGEVGEEKDFSEIIARAKRCAPPTQIEQGEITGGFAHNQLFALADTIVAAVKSGAIRKFVVMAGCDGRAKSRNYYTDFAKALPKDTVILTAGCAKYKYNKLDLGDIGGIPRVLDAGQCNDSYSLAVIALKLKEIFQLSDVNDLPIVYNIAWYEQKAVIVLLALLSLGVKNIHLGPTLPAFLSPNVAKVLTENFGIAGIGTVDDDIKLFFGENETPKEVISSDMLIGDIVQRYPEAVPVLMSCGMHCLGCPASLNESLADACAVHCIDAEEVLDRLNEELNL